One genomic segment of Candidatus Thermoplasmatota archaeon includes these proteins:
- a CDS encoding thymidylate kinase, translating into MRLIVVDGLDGAGKDTVADMIVEGLSATGHTVSVLSHPTSRPVGVMASNALLKRGLLAHVFASLFFGLDILSSVREIRREESDYVVFVRYIMGSAYLPKGLHTLVHNALGKSMPKAHQMLFIDAEPEIAMKRIKERKNGREMFENLSSLVAVRRRAFSLVNSDWIVVRNNGSLSELEQNLAPYSKTPMEK; encoded by the coding sequence ATGAGACTGATTGTTGTCGACGGCTTGGATGGCGCGGGAAAAGACACAGTCGCTGACATGATCGTGGAGGGGCTGAGCGCAACTGGTCACACGGTCTCGGTCCTGAGTCATCCGACCTCCAGGCCTGTCGGAGTGATGGCGTCCAATGCCCTTCTTAAGCGCGGTCTTCTCGCACACGTCTTCGCTTCCCTTTTCTTCGGATTGGATATCCTGTCCTCCGTCAGGGAGATCCGAAGAGAGGAATCAGATTACGTCGTGTTCGTGAGGTACATAATGGGCTCCGCCTACCTCCCCAAAGGACTTCACACTCTCGTGCACAACGCCCTTGGCAAGAGCATGCCGAAGGCGCACCAGATGCTGTTCATCGATGCGGAGCCGGAGATAGCCATGAAGAGGATCAAGGAACGCAAGAACGGGCGAGAGATGTTTGAGAACCTCAGCTCTCTCGTGGCAGTCAGAAGAAGAGCATTCTCCCTGGTCAACAGTGATTGGATAGTCGTGAGGAACAACGGAAGTCTGTCCGAGCTTGAACAGAACCTCGCTCCTTACTCAAAGACGCCTATGGAAAAATAG